The Xanthomonas sontii genomic sequence GTGGCCACCTCGCGCTACGAGATCGTGGTCGGCGATCCGGTGGCGGTGGCGCGCAAGATGGCTGCCGGCATCCAGCACGTGCGCACGCACCGCAAGGAGCAGAAGGACGCGTTCTACTTCAACTGGTCGGTCGACATCCCGCTGGAGTATCAGCGTCCGTTCGAGCCGACCCACGAGGCGATGGCCGCGCTGGATCTGCACCATGGCCGTCCGCCGCATGCGCTGGCCGCGGACCTGCGCCGCGCCTTCTCCGGCATCGTTGCCGGCAACGTCAAGGAAGACGGCATGCGCCGCATCGAGCAGCATGGCCCGTTCGAGATCCACGGCGATGCGGACATGATGCAGGCCCTGGACGAGTTGCTGCGCGCCTTCGTCGAACAGCGCCGCATGAAGATCTCCGGCGAGTATCGGCCTTGCTACCGGGTCATGGCCTGAGTCCGATCCGGATCGTCGCGACGAACCAGGCGCCATCGCTGGCGGTGTGCAGCGAGGCGCCTTCCAGGCTGTCTATGCGCGTGCGCAGCGCCGACAGGCCAACGCGGTGACCGCGGCCGATATGCGGCGACAGGCCGCCTATCGGCACCGGGTTGCGCACGCTGATCTCCAGGGCGCCGTCGCGTTCGCCGATGGCGATGCCGATCTCGCCGCCCTCGGCACTGCATTCGATGCCGTGGTGCACGGCGTTCTCCAGTAGCGGTTGCAGCGACAGCCGCGGAATCCGCACCGGTGCCGGCGCCTCCGGCACCTCCCAATGGACGCGCAGGCGTGGCCCGAAGCGGATCGCCTCGATGTCCAGGTAACGCCTGGCCAGGTCGATCTCGTCCTGCAGGTCGACCAGGTCCGGCGCGGCCAGCGCGGCGCGGAACAGATCCGACAGATCCATCAGCAGTTGTTCCACCTGTTGCGGTTGCCGGTGCACCAGCATCACCGCGGTGTTGAGCGTGTTGAACAGGAAGTGCGGCTGCACGCGCGCGGTCAGTGCGTCGATCTCGGCCTGCTTGGCGCGTTCCACCAGTTGCTTGATGCGCACGTGGTTGTGCAGCGCGGCCATGCCGAGCAGGCCGATCAGCAGGGCGATGCCGGACAACTGCAGCGACAGCGTCAGCCATGCGCGGTCGGAGAGCTGCCAGTAGTCGCCGAAGGCATAGAGAATCACGCCGCTGATCAGCCAGGTCAGTGCCTGCATCAGGCCCAGTGTGGCCACGGTGATGGACAGGAAACCGCATCCGGCCAGCGCCCGGCGCAACAGCAGCAGGCTCGCCAGGGTCAGCAGCGCGACCCACTGGATGCCCAGCGACGCCAGCCCGAAGTAGACCCAGCGGCTCCCTGCCATGCCCGTGCCCGGGACCGGGGTCAGGGCCAGGATGGCCGCGATGCACTCGCCGGCCATCACGATCCAGATCAGGGTCGAGGGTTGCTTGAGGACCTGGAGCTGGTCCTTGGAGTAGGCGGAGGCGGGCATCGGGGCGGAAGGCGGTGGGGCAGGGCCGAGGTGCATCATGCCGGCTGGCGCCCTGTCGCGCACGGTCCGTCCACTCCCCCATATCCGCCATCCGTCGGCAACGGCTGGCGCGGTCGCGGTCCGGCCGCTAGCGTGGCCGGCGGGAGAATCTGGGGAAGGATATGGCTGTTCCTTGCGCGCGTGGCCTTGCCGAACGGACGCAGCGTGGTTTCACGCTGGTGGAATTGATGGTCACCGTGGCGGTGCTGGCGATCATCATGGCGCTGGCGGTGCCCAGTTTCAC encodes the following:
- a CDS encoding sensor histidine kinase, encoding MPASAYSKDQLQVLKQPSTLIWIVMAGECIAAILALTPVPGTGMAGSRWVYFGLASLGIQWVALLTLASLLLLRRALAGCGFLSITVATLGLMQALTWLISGVILYAFGDYWQLSDRAWLTLSLQLSGIALLIGLLGMAALHNHVRIKQLVERAKQAEIDALTARVQPHFLFNTLNTAVMLVHRQPQQVEQLLMDLSDLFRAALAAPDLVDLQDEIDLARRYLDIEAIRFGPRLRVHWEVPEAPAPVRIPRLSLQPLLENAVHHGIECSAEGGEIGIAIGERDGALEISVRNPVPIGGLSPHIGRGHRVGLSALRTRIDSLEGASLHTASDGAWFVATIRIGLRP